The Streptomyces venezuelae genomic interval CCCCGGACCAGCTCGACGTTCCGCAGGAGCTGGCCGAGCCCTTCCAGCGCGTAGTACTCGCACTGGATCGGGATCAGCACTTCGGCGCCCGCCACCATGGCGTTCACCGTGAGCAGGCCGAGTGAGGGCGGGCAGTCGATCAGGATGTAGTCGAGCGGCTGCTCGTAGGCCTGGATCGCCCGCTGCAGACGGCTCTCACGAGCCACCAGCGACACCAGCTCGATCTCCGCACCGGCGAGATCGATGGTGGCCGGGGCACAGAAGAGGCCCTCGACGTCCAGGACCGGCTGCACCACCTCGGAGAGCGGCCGGCTGTCCACCAGCACGTCGTAGATCGAGGGGACCTCGGCGTGGTGATCGATGCCGAGCGCCGTGGAAGCGTTGCCCTGCGGGTCCAGGTCGATGACCAGGACCCGGGCACCGTGCAATGCCAGGGAGGCGGCAAGGTTGACGGTCGTGGTCGTCTTGCCCACGCCGCCCTTCTGATTGGCGACCACCATCACGCGCGTCTGGGCCGGTCGGGGAAGTCCCTCACCGGCACGGCCCAGGGCTTCTACTGCCAGTTGGGCAGCACGACCAATGGGGGTGTCGTCCATCGGGGGCAATGTTTCACGTGAAACATCCTCCCCCACCGATTCGGTTCGGGGACCGGGGACCGGATCGGTCATCGGTCCCGCGATGTTGGCGTCGGACCGCAAGGATTCACTCTCCTCGGCTTCAGGCTCGCGATGAGCAGAGCCTGCCATGCTTTCGGGGTCGTGAACCAGCGAGGTCGGTGGTTCTGTGGGTGAATCCACCTCTGTGGACAACTCCGTAACCCTCGCGAGTGGCTTCACGCGGGGCTTACGGTCCCGGGGCGTGGCAGCCGCGCGACCGCGGCTGATGATCCCCTGCAGCAGGGAGCGACGTTTCACGTGAAACACCATGCCCCTGCTGCACGGTCGGAGCCGTTCGACACTCCGAAAATGGTACGTATGCGACGCTCAGCGGCGTCGGCGGGTCTTGCTCGTCCGGGCGGCCTTGGCGCGCTTGGCCGCGAACCGCACACCGCCCGGGCTCTCACCGACCTCTACCCGGACGACCGTGGACAGCGGATCGACAATCCCCTCGCCCACGTGCAGCACTGAGGTCTCCACCACACCGAGCCTGGAGAGCGCGGCGCGGGCACCGTTGAGCTCCTCCTCCGCCGTGTCGCCCTTGAGCGCCAGCATCTCGCCGTACGGGCGGAGCAGGGGAACGCCCCAGCCGGCCAGCCTGTCCAGCGGGGCCACGGCGCGGGCGGTCACCACGTGGACGGGTGTGATCTTGCCGAGCATCTCCTCCGCGCGGCCACGGACCACCGTCACATGGTCGAGGCCCAGCAGCTCGACGACTTCCTGGAGGAAGTTCGTCCGGCGCAGCAGCGGCTCCAGGAGAGTGATCTTGAGGTCGGGCCGGACCAGCGCAAGCGGGATGCCGGGAAGACCGGCGCCCGAGCCCACGTCGCAGACCGTGACGCCCTCGGGGACGACCTCCGAGAGGACGGCACAGTTCAGCAGGTGCCGCTCCCACAGCCGCGGGACCTCACGCGGGCCGATCAGGCCGCGCTTCACACCCGCGTCCGCGAGGAGCTCCGCGTACCGCACGGCCTCCGGGAAGTACTCACCGAAAACCGTGCGCGCCTGCTCCGGCGCCTCCGGGAGCTCCGCTGCCTCCGTCACGGGGAACCGTCCTTCCGTACCGCACGCAATCCCTGCGAGCGCACTGTGGTGGCTGACTATCAGGCTGACAAAGATCGGCCCCGCCTGCGAACAGACGGGGCCGACACTACGAGAGGGATCAGGCCGGAAGTACGACGACGAAGCGCTGCGGCTCCTCGCCCTCGGACTCACTGCGCAGACCGGCGGCGGCGATCGCGTCGTGCACGACCTTGCGCTCGAACGGGGTCATCGGGTCCAGCTTGACCGGCTGCCCGCTGGACTTCACCTCGTCCGCGGCCTTGGCGCCCAGCTCGGCGAGCTCGGTGCGCTTCTGGGCGCGGAAACCCGCGATGTCGAGCATGAGCCGGCTACGGTCACCGGTCTCACGGTGCACGGCCAGGCGGGTCAGCTCCTGGAGGGCCTCCAGGACCTCGCCGTCGCGGCCCACGAGCTTCTGCAGGTCACGGCTGCTGGATTCGCTGACGATCGAGACCGCGGCGCGGTCCGCCTCGACGTCCATGTCGATGTCGCCGTCGAGGTCGGCGATGTCGAGCAGACCCTCGAGGTAGTCGGCCGCGATCTCACCCTCCTGCTCCAGGCGGGTCAGGGTGTCGCCACCCTCGGCGGCGGCGGAGGTGATGCCTTCCGTCACGGATGGTCTCCTTCTTACTTCTTGGACGACGGGTGCTTGGGCCGCTGCTGGCCCTTGCGCTGACCGGACTTGCCCTGGCGGGAGCCTCCGGAGTTGGCACGGGGGCGCGCGGGCTTGTCACCCTGCGCCTGGTCCTTCGCCTCGTCCTTCGTCTCGGCCGCAGCGGCCTTCGCCGAACCCTGCGGCTTCTTCTCCAGCGAGGTGGTCGCCTGCTCGGCGGCCGGCTCGGAGCCTTCCTCGGCGTCCTTCGCCGCGGCCTGCTGCGCCGCAGCGGCCTGGCGCTGGGCCTTGGTCTGGCGCTTGGGCTGCTGCCGCTTGGCGGCGGCACCACCCTCGGCCTCGGCCACGATCGTGTCGCTCTTGATCACGGTGCCGTCGGCCTGGGCCGCGAAGCCGGCCTTGGTCAGACCCACGAAGAAGCGGCGCTCGTTCTCGTTGCGGTCGCTGCCCTTTTCGACGATGACCTTGACGACGGCCTTCCGGCGGCGACCGCGGACCTCGCCGTGATGCGTGACGCTCTTCAGCAGTCGCTGGAGGTAGGAGTCCTGCGCCTTGCTGCCCGGGGTCGGGTTCTGGTTGATCACGTACATCTGCTGGCCCATGGTCCACACGTTGGTGGTCAGCCAGTAGACGAGGACACCGACGGGGAAGTTGACACCCATGACGGCGAAGATCACCGGGAAGATGTACATGAGCATCTTCTGCTGCTGCATGTACGGGGTCTTCACCGAGAGGTCGACGTTCTTCATCATCAGCTGGCGCTGGGTGAAGAACTGCGAGGCCGACATCAGGACGATCATGACCGCGGTGACGATACGGACGTCGAGCAGGGTGGCGTTGAGCGCCTCGACCTTCTCCGGGCTGTCCGTGAACTTCGCCGCGATCGGGGCACCGAAGATGTGGGCCGTCCGGGCGCTGTCCACCAGCGCCTGGTTCATCGCGCCGATTTCCTTGCCCGACGCGATGTTGGACAGCACGTGGTACAGAGCGAAGAAGAACGGCGACTGCGCCAGGATGGGAAGGCACGAGGAGAGCGGGTTGGTACCCGTCTCCTTGTACAGCTTCATCATCTCTTCGGACTGACGCTGCTTGTCGCTCTTGTAGCGCTCCTGGATCGCCTTCATCTTCGGCTGGAGCGCCTGCATGTTCCGGGTCGACTTGATCTGCTTGACGAACAGCGGGATCAGGCAGATACGGATCAGCACCACCAGGGACACGATGGACAGGCCCCAGGCCCAGCCCGTGTCAGGGCCGAAGATCGCCCCGTACACCTTGTGGAACTGGACGATCACCCATGAGACAGGTGTGGTGATGAAGCTGAACAGACTGGCAATCGTGTCCACTAATCAGGCTCCTTGAGCATTGGGCGAGGTCTCGGCGGCCGGGCTCGGCTCGGCGGTGGACCCGCCCTTGTCGCCGCGCAGCGCGTTCCTGAGCATTTCGTGCCAGCGAGGACGCTTCCGCAGGGGGACATGGTCCACACCGCCGGGCGACCACGGGTTGCACCGCAGGATGCGCCAGGCGGTCAGGGCCGTGCCCTTGATCGCGCCATGCCGGTCGATGGCCGTGAATCCGTAGTGGGAACACGACGGGTAGTACCGGCAGACAGGCCCCAGAAGAGGGCTGATCGTCCACTGGTACAGCTTGATGAGAGCCAGCAGCGGGTACTTCATCGCGCGCCCCCTCCCAGCAACCGCTGAAAAGCGGCGTCCAGGTCTCGGGCCAGCTGTGCGTGGTCGGCGTCACCGGCTCCGGGCAACGCCCGTACGACCACCAGGCTACCGGGGGGCAGCTGGATGAGGCGGTCTCGGAGAAGATGGCGCAGGCGACGCTTCACCTGGTTGCGTACGACCGCACCGCCTACGGCCTTGCTCACGACGAAACCCGCACGCGTCGGGGGAGCGCTCTCCCCAGGCGCGTGCGGGTCCGTTGCACCGCTGCGTAGGTGGACGACGAGGAGCGGGCGACCGGCCCGGCGACCTCGGCGTACCGCGGTTGCGAAGTCCTCGCGCCGCCTCAGCCGATTCTCGGTAGGCAGCACGTCATGACCTGTTTAAGTGGATCAGGCGGACAGGCTCGCGCGACCCTTGCCACGGCGGTTCGCCAGGATGGCGCGGCCGGCACGGGTACGCATGCGCAGGCGGAAGCCGTGGGTCTTCGCGCGACGACGGTTGTTCGGCTGGAAGGTGCGCTTGCTCACTCGGGGGCTCCAGAAATGATTCGGGTGGTGGCGGGACATCGCCTGGCTGTCACCGTGCGCCCACGAGTAGCTCGTAACGCCCGATAGCACCGCTTCGCGACCACGGAACGTGATCTTTGCCCATCGGAGGCAGGCGGCAGCAGCCATCGACAACTCGACCTGGTCACGGTACGCGCGGCTACGCCATCCGGTCAAACCGACCTGTCGCCATGGTCCATTATGCACAGGCTGTGGACAACAACTTGAACCACGTCAGCCGCCCCGACTACCGTGGTGAGACTCCACAGTCTTTTCCGTTCTGTCCTGCCCTGTCCTCACGGACCCGTAGAAAGCGTGCCCCGTGGCTGACGTACCTGCCGATCTTGCCGCAGTGTGGCCACGCGTCCTCGAGCAGCTCCTGGGCGAGGGCCAGCAGGGGATCGAGGCCAAGGACAAGCAGTGGATCGAGCGCTGCCAGCCGCTCGCCCTGGTCGCGGACACCGCTCTTCTCGCCGTGCCCAACGAGTGGGGCAAGCGCGTCCTCGAAGGCCGGCTCGCCCCGCTGATCAGCGAGACCCTGAGCCGTGAGTGCGGCCGCCCGATCCGGATCGCGATCACCGTCGACGACTCCGTCGGCGAGCCGACCCCGCCCGCGCCTCCCGTGCAGCAGCCCCGCTACGACGAGCGCCCGCAGCCCGAGCCGTACGAGAAGTACGAAGGCTACGGTCACCGTCCGATGCCCGACGACGGGCTGCCCACCGCGCGCCCGGCCTACCCGGACTACCAGCAGCCGCAGCGGCCCGACCCCGGCGCCTGGCCGCGCACCCAGGAGGACCTGTCCTGGCAGCAGCCGCGGCTCGGCGGCTATCAGGAGCGCGCGCCGTACACCGGTCCGGAGCAGTCCCGGCAGACGCACTACGACGAGCCTCCCCGGGGCTACGAGCAGCCGCAGCGGCCCGAGCGCGCCGAGCTGCCCGACCCGCAGGGCCCCGGTGCGCGCCCCGGCCCCCGGCCGGGCGGCGGTCCGGTCCACGGCGGTCCCGGTTCCTCCTCCTCGGGGCAGGGCGCCGGCGCGCCGGGGGAGCAGCACGCGCGGCTGAACCCCAAGTACCTCTTCGACACCTTCGTCATCGGTTCCTCGAACCGCTTCGCGCACGCCGCCGCCGTCGCGGTGGCCGAGGCGCCGGCGAAGGCGTACAACCCGCTCTTCATCTACGGGGAGTCGGGGCTCGGCAAGACCCACCTGCTGCACGCCATCGGCCACTACGCGCGGAGCCTCTACCCGGGCACGCGCGTGCGGTACGTGAGCTCCGAGGAGTTCACCAACGAGTTCATCAACTCGATCCGCGACGGCAAGGGCGACGCCTTCCGCAAGCGCTACCGCGATGTGGACATCCTGCTCGTCGACGACATCCAGTTCCTCGCGAGCAAGGAGTCGACGCAGGAGGAGTTCTTCCACACCTTCAATACGCTGCACAACGCCAACAAGCAGATCGTGCTCTCCTCGGACCGGCCGCCCAAGCAGCTGGTGACCCTGGAGGACCGGCTCCGCAACCGCTTCGAGTGGGGTCTCACCACCGACGTGCAGCCGCCCGAGCTGGAGACGAGGATCGCGATCCTCCGCAAGAAGGCGGTGCAGGAGCAGCTCAACGCCCCGCCGGAGGTGCTGGAGTTCATCGCCTCCCGGATCTCGCGGAACATCCGCGAGCTGGAGGGGGCGCTGATCCGGGTGACGGCCTTCGCGAGCCTCAACCGGCAGCCGGTGGACCTGGGCCTCACCGAGATCGTCCTCAAGGACCTGATCCCCGGCGGCGAGGACAGTTCGCCGGAGATCACCGCGCCGGCGATCATGGCGGCCACGGCCGACTACTTCGGGCTGACGGTGGAGGACCTCTGCGGATCGTCGCGCAGCCGCGTCCTGGTGACGGCTCGGCAGATCGCCATGTACCTGTGCCGTGAGCTGACGGACCTGTCTCTGCCGAAGATCGGCGCTCAGTTCGGCGGCCGCGACCATACGACGGTGATGCACGCGGACCGGAAGATCCGTGCCCTGATGGCGGAGCGACGCTCCATCTACAACCAGGTCACCGAGCTCACGAACCGTATCAAGAACGGCTGACGGACCGCCGCGACAGCAGTGCCGAAGGGCGCCCCTGGACACCTCCTGGGGCGCCCTTCGGCGTTCCCGAAGCCGTTTCCGGGGCGCTCTTCAGCGTTCTCGAACCCGCTCCGGGGGCGCCCCTGTTCGCTGTGCACAGCTGTGTACGAGCGCGGGGTGTTCGATTACGCCGTTCCGGTGGCGGGTTCTCCACAGATTGGGGGATGATCTCCCGTCCACAGGGTGGGGACTGTCGAGTTATCCGGATCGTGTCCACAGGCCGAGCTATTGACAGGTCATCACCCCAGGTCAAGCCCTTGTGGATTTGTTGGCAACCACTCTCCACAGCCTGTGGATGAAATCTTCGTCCACAGGGGGCCCCGGAAGTTGTCCACTGGCTGCCCACAGGGGGTCGGTCGTTGCCCACAGCTTCTCCACACCCCTGTCCACTGTTCGGCAACGAATCACCCCCGCTCACCGGGCCGAGTGAAAGCGGTCACACCAAGGGAGACGTTTGGGCTGTGGGGAACCTGGGGAAAGCTGGGGACAGCGCTGGGGAGAACTCCCCATGGCCTGTGTACCGGGTGTGCAGAACTTTTGGGTGTCCACAGAGAACCCTGGTTGTCCACGGGTTCCACCCACAGGGTCGGTGGACAAAAAAGCGGGCCTGACCTGGGAAAACGACGTTATCCACCGTTTCCACAGGCCCTACTACTACTCCCACATAGAGTTAGCCCGGAATTCGCTTCGAAGTGGGACCTGTGCACAACTCGCCGCCGGAGCTCCGACGCGCTCTCGTCGCGACTTGACCCCGAGCAGCACCGAGTGTCGGCGGCGTACGTCAGACTGGTTCCCGCAGTCGACGAAGAGCCAGCAACAAGCAGGAGGCGGTTCCGGTGAAGATCCGGGTGGAGCGCGACGTACTTGCCGAGGCGGTGGCCTGGGTGGCCCGCAGCCTCCCGGCCCGTCCGCCGGCTCCCGTGCTCGCGGGCCTTCTCCTGAAGGCCGAGGACGGCGCGCTGAGCTTCTCGAGCTTCGACTACGAGGTCTCGGCCCGCGTCTCCGTCGAGGCGGAGGTCGAGGAGGACGGCACCGTCCTCGTCTCCGGCCGGCTGCTCGCCGACATCTGCCGCGCCCTCCCCAACCGTCCGGTGGAGATCTCCACAGACGGTGTACGGGCGACCGTGGTCTGCGGCTCCTCCCGCTTCACCCTCCACACCCTGCCTGTGGAGGAGTACCCGGCGCTGCCGGAGATGCCCACCGCGACCGGCACGGTCCCCGGTGAGGTCTTCGCCTCCGCCGCCGCGCAGGTGGCGATCGCCGCCGGCCGTGACGACACGCTGCCCGTCCTCACCGGTGTGCGCATCGAGATCGAGGGCGACACGGTCACCCTGGCCTCCACCGACCGCTACCGCTTCGCGGTCCGCGAGTTCCTGTGGAAGCCGGAGTCCCCGGACGCCTCCGCGGTCGCCCTGGTGCCCGCCAAGACCCTCCTGGACACCGCCAAGGCGCTCACGAGCGGCGACACGGTCACCCTGGCGCTCTCGGGCTCCGGCAAGGGCGAGGGCCTGATCGGCTTCGAGGGCGCGGGCCGCCGCACCACCACCCGGCTGCTCGAAGGCGACCTGCCGAAGTACCGCACGCTCTTCCCCACCGAGTTCAACTCGGTCGCGGTGATCGAGACGGCGCCCTTCGTCGAGGCCGTCAAGCGCGTGGCCCTGGTCGCCGAGCGCAACACCCCGGTCCGCCTGAGCTTCGAGCAGGGCGTGCTGATCCTGGAGGCCGGCTCCAGCGACGATGCACAGGCTGTGGAGCGTGTGGACGCGCAGCTGGAGGGCGACGACATCTCGATCGCCTTCAACCCGACCTTCCTCCTGGACGGCCTGAGCGCGATCGACTCCCCGGTCGCCCAGCTCTCCTTCACGACCTCCACCAAGCCGGCGCTGCTCAGCGGCAAGCCGGCCCTGGACGCCGAGGCGGACGAGGCCTACAAGTACCTGATCATGCCGGTCCGACTGTCCGGTTGATCCCGTTCTTCTGGGGCATCGCCTGAGCGGCTGACCCCACAGGTGTGCACCGGGGTCCGGGCGTAGGCTCGGACCCGGGTAAACCGCACACGACGCTTAAGGAATCTCTGATGGAGCTCGGTCTCGTCGGTCTCGGCAAGATGGGCGGCAACATGCGCGAGCGCATCCGCCGCGCAGGCCACACCGTCATCGGATACGACCGCAACCCGGACCTCGCCGATGTCCACAGCCTCGAGGAGCTTGTGGGCAAGCTCAAGGGTCCGCGCGTCGTGTGGGTCATGGTTCCGGCCGGTGCCGCGACCCAGTCCACGATCGACGAGCTGGCCGACCTGCTCTCCCCCGGCGACATCGTCGTGGACGGCGGGAACTCCCGCTGGACCGATGACGAGAAGCACGCCGAGGAGCTCGCCGCCAAGGGCATCGGGTTCGTCGACTGCGGCGTCTCCGGCGGCGTCTGGGGCCTGGAGAACGGCTACGCGCTGATGTACGGCGGCTCCGCCGAGGACGTGGCGAAGGTCCAGCCGATCTTCGACGCGCTCAAGCCCGAGGGTGAGTTCGGCTCAGTCCACGCGGGCAAGGTCGGCGCCGGTCACTTCGCGAAGATGGTCCACAACGGCATCGAGTACGCGATGATGCAGGCCTACGCCGAGGGCTGGGAGCTCCTGGAGAAGGTCGACTCCGTCACCGACGTGCGCGAGGTCTTCCGCTCCTGGCAGGAGGGCACGGTCATCCGTTCCTGGCTGCTGGACCTCGCGGTGAACGCGCTGGACGAGGACGAGCACCTGGACAAGCTGCGCGGCTACGCGTCGGATTCCGGCGAGGGCCGGTGGACCGTCGAGGCCGCCATCGACAACGCCGTACCGCTGCCGGCGATCACCGCGTCGCTGTTCGCGCGGTTCGCCTCGCGTCAGGACGACTCCCCGCAGATGAAGATGATCGCCGC includes:
- the rsmG gene encoding 16S rRNA (guanine(527)-N(7))-methyltransferase RsmG, whose product is MTEAAELPEAPEQARTVFGEYFPEAVRYAELLADAGVKRGLIGPREVPRLWERHLLNCAVLSEVVPEGVTVCDVGSGAGLPGIPLALVRPDLKITLLEPLLRRTNFLQEVVELLGLDHVTVVRGRAEEMLGKITPVHVVTARAVAPLDRLAGWGVPLLRPYGEMLALKGDTAEEELNGARAALSRLGVVETSVLHVGEGIVDPLSTVVRVEVGESPGGVRFAAKRAKAARTSKTRRRR
- the rpmH gene encoding 50S ribosomal protein L34 is translated as MSKRTFQPNNRRRAKTHGFRLRMRTRAGRAILANRRGKGRASLSA
- the rnpA gene encoding ribonuclease P protein component — its product is MLPTENRLRRREDFATAVRRGRRAGRPLLVVHLRSGATDPHAPGESAPPTRAGFVVSKAVGGAVVRNQVKRRLRHLLRDRLIQLPPGSLVVVRALPGAGDADHAQLARDLDAAFQRLLGGGAR
- the dnaN gene encoding DNA polymerase III subunit beta — translated: MKIRVERDVLAEAVAWVARSLPARPPAPVLAGLLLKAEDGALSFSSFDYEVSARVSVEAEVEEDGTVLVSGRLLADICRALPNRPVEISTDGVRATVVCGSSRFTLHTLPVEEYPALPEMPTATGTVPGEVFASAAAQVAIAAGRDDTLPVLTGVRIEIEGDTVTLASTDRYRFAVREFLWKPESPDASAVALVPAKTLLDTAKALTSGDTVTLALSGSGKGEGLIGFEGAGRRTTTRLLEGDLPKYRTLFPTEFNSVAVIETAPFVEAVKRVALVAERNTPVRLSFEQGVLILEAGSSDDAQAVERVDAQLEGDDISIAFNPTFLLDGLSAIDSPVAQLSFTTSTKPALLSGKPALDAEADEAYKYLIMPVRLSG
- the dnaA gene encoding chromosomal replication initiator protein DnaA; the encoded protein is MADVPADLAAVWPRVLEQLLGEGQQGIEAKDKQWIERCQPLALVADTALLAVPNEWGKRVLEGRLAPLISETLSRECGRPIRIAITVDDSVGEPTPPAPPVQQPRYDERPQPEPYEKYEGYGHRPMPDDGLPTARPAYPDYQQPQRPDPGAWPRTQEDLSWQQPRLGGYQERAPYTGPEQSRQTHYDEPPRGYEQPQRPERAELPDPQGPGARPGPRPGGGPVHGGPGSSSSGQGAGAPGEQHARLNPKYLFDTFVIGSSNRFAHAAAVAVAEAPAKAYNPLFIYGESGLGKTHLLHAIGHYARSLYPGTRVRYVSSEEFTNEFINSIRDGKGDAFRKRYRDVDILLVDDIQFLASKESTQEEFFHTFNTLHNANKQIVLSSDRPPKQLVTLEDRLRNRFEWGLTTDVQPPELETRIAILRKKAVQEQLNAPPEVLEFIASRISRNIRELEGALIRVTAFASLNRQPVDLGLTEIVLKDLIPGGEDSSPEITAPAIMAATADYFGLTVEDLCGSSRSRVLVTARQIAMYLCRELTDLSLPKIGAQFGGRDHTTVMHADRKIRALMAERRSIYNQVTELTNRIKNG
- a CDS encoding ParA family protein, yielding MAGSAHREPEAEESESLRSDANIAGPMTDPVPGPRTESVGEDVSRETLPPMDDTPIGRAAQLAVEALGRAGEGLPRPAQTRVMVVANQKGGVGKTTTTVNLAASLALHGARVLVIDLDPQGNASTALGIDHHAEVPSIYDVLVDSRPLSEVVQPVLDVEGLFCAPATIDLAGAEIELVSLVARESRLQRAIQAYEQPLDYILIDCPPSLGLLTVNAMVAGAEVLIPIQCEYYALEGLGQLLRNVELVRGHLNPGLHVSTILLTMYDGRTRLASQVADEVRTHFAEEVLRTSIPRSVRISEAPSYGQTVLTYDPGSSGALSYLEAAREIALRGAALHYDPQHAHAGHQNNQRSMSEGIQ
- the gnd gene encoding phosphogluconate dehydrogenase (NAD(+)-dependent, decarboxylating), with translation MELGLVGLGKMGGNMRERIRRAGHTVIGYDRNPDLADVHSLEELVGKLKGPRVVWVMVPAGAATQSTIDELADLLSPGDIVVDGGNSRWTDDEKHAEELAAKGIGFVDCGVSGGVWGLENGYALMYGGSAEDVAKVQPIFDALKPEGEFGSVHAGKVGAGHFAKMVHNGIEYAMMQAYAEGWELLEKVDSVTDVREVFRSWQEGTVIRSWLLDLAVNALDEDEHLDKLRGYASDSGEGRWTVEAAIDNAVPLPAITASLFARFASRQDDSPQMKMIAALRNQFGGHAVETKK
- a CDS encoding protein jag: MTEGITSAAAEGGDTLTRLEQEGEIAADYLEGLLDIADLDGDIDMDVEADRAAVSIVSESSSRDLQKLVGRDGEVLEALQELTRLAVHRETGDRSRLMLDIAGFRAQKRTELAELGAKAADEVKSSGQPVKLDPMTPFERKVVHDAIAAAGLRSESEGEEPQRFVVVLPA
- the yidD gene encoding membrane protein insertion efficiency factor YidD, translated to MKYPLLALIKLYQWTISPLLGPVCRYYPSCSHYGFTAIDRHGAIKGTALTAWRILRCNPWSPGGVDHVPLRKRPRWHEMLRNALRGDKGGSTAEPSPAAETSPNAQGA
- the yidC gene encoding membrane protein insertase YidC, with the protein product MDTIASLFSFITTPVSWVIVQFHKVYGAIFGPDTGWAWGLSIVSLVVLIRICLIPLFVKQIKSTRNMQALQPKMKAIQERYKSDKQRQSEEMMKLYKETGTNPLSSCLPILAQSPFFFALYHVLSNIASGKEIGAMNQALVDSARTAHIFGAPIAAKFTDSPEKVEALNATLLDVRIVTAVMIVLMSASQFFTQRQLMMKNVDLSVKTPYMQQQKMLMYIFPVIFAVMGVNFPVGVLVYWLTTNVWTMGQQMYVINQNPTPGSKAQDSYLQRLLKSVTHHGEVRGRRRKAVVKVIVEKGSDRNENERRFFVGLTKAGFAAQADGTVIKSDTIVAEAEGGAAAKRQQPKRQTKAQRQAAAAQQAAAKDAEEGSEPAAEQATTSLEKKPQGSAKAAAAETKDEAKDQAQGDKPARPRANSGGSRQGKSGQRKGQQRPKHPSSKK